AAGTGGCTCTGCGCAAGGAAAGCATCATCCAGGTCAAGACCGTCATTCTGATCGCGATCCTGGCACTGGCCCGCAAGTTCATCATCCTAGAACCCGACGTTGATCCTGTCAAAGTGGCCGCGCTGGCGGGGACGGTACTGGCCTTGGGTCTGACCTATTGGCTCATGCGTGAACGCGATGACCGCAAGAGCGAGTAATGGAGGCATGACCCCCTATGGTCTAGTCGGCCGACACGATGCCAGGTCGAGGCACCGCTGGCTCAATCGCTTTCAAACCGCGCTGCTGGTTTTGACCCTGGTGGGGATCGCAGCTGCCGCTGGCAGTCTGCTGTTCGGCGAGATTGGCCTTTGGCTGGCACTGGCAACATGCGCATTGACCCTGCTGATCGAACCTGTCGCCGCCTCCGCGATGACCTTGCGTCTGTATGGCGCCCGTCCCTTGCGCCCTGATGAAGCCCCCGCAATCTGGTCGTTGCTGCGAGCGCTCGCAGCTCGCGCAGGATTGCCGAACACGCCGGTTCCGTACTATGTGCCCAGCGACATCGTCAATGCCTTTGCCACCGGCTCCAGGCGCCTTGCCTCCATTGCCCTCACCGATGGCCTGCTCCGCAGCCTGAGTATGCGCGAACTGCAAGCCGTGCTGGCGCATGAAGTCGCGCACATCGCTCAAGAAGATCTTCGTGTCATGGGCTTGGCCGATTCGATCAGCCGGCTCACGAACCTGCTGGCGTTGTTGGGTCAGGTCGCGCTCCTGATCAGCATGCCAGCCTTGCTGGTCGGTGCAGCAGAAATTAACTGGATTGGCTTACTGTTGTTGGCCGCTTCGCCGCAACTGGCACTGCTCGCACAGTTGGGTCTGTCACGTGTGCGAGAGTTCGATGCCGACCGGATGGCAGTAGAGCTGACGGGAGATCCGCACGGGCTCGCCTCGGCGCTGGCGAAGATCGAGCGGGTGAGCCGCTCGTGGCGAGCCTGGTTGTTGCCCGGCTGGGGGAATCCCGAACCGTCCTGGTTGCGCACGCATCCGGCGACAGAGGATCGTATCGCGCGCCTGATGGCGTTGGCGCCTCAGCCATCGCAGGCCCTGCCGTTCCAAACGGAATATCTCGCGCCAAGGTCGTTCGCCCCGATGCGCCCGCCACGCCGGGGCCTGAGCGGCCTTTGGCGCTAAATCACTCGAAAGGAACCCCCGCCATGGCTTACCACGATCCTTACCCACAACGCCCAGCTCCGGATCATTTCGTCCGGCGGTGGCTCTTCATCACTGCGTGCGTTGCCGCACTCATGCTGTTCTGGCAGTTCCTGCCCGCCATCGAGGCCTGGTTCAGCCCGCGCCAAGCCGCTGAGCGCACCGTCACGCCGCGTGGCGATCTGGCCGCTGACGAACAGGCCACCATCGAACTGTTCGAGAAATCCCGGGCATCGGTGGTCTACATCACGACGTCCCAACTGGTACGAGATGTCTGGACGCGCAACGTCTTTTCCGTGCCGCGCGGGACGGGTTCGGGTTTCATCTGGGATGACGCCGGTCATGTCGTTACCAACTTTCATGTGATTCAGGGGGCGTCGGAGGCCACTGTCAAACTGGCCGACGGCCGCGATTACCAAGCCGCGCTGGTCGGCGTGAGTCCGGCCCACGATATCGCGGTGCTCAAAATCGGCGTCGGTTTCCAGCGCCCGCCCGCCGTTCCGGTCGGCACCAGCGCAGACCTCAAGGTGGGACAAAAGGTGTTCGCCATCGGCAACCCCTTCGGCCTGGATTGGACACTCACCAACGGCATCGTGTCCGCGCTCGATCGATCGCTGCCCGGGGAATCTGGCGGAGTGACCATCGAACACCTGATTCAAACCGATGCCGCCATCAACCCCGGCAACTCGGGTGGGCCGTTGCTCGATTCGGCCGGCCGCCTGATCGGCATCAACACAGCGATCTACAGCCCTTCCGGTGCATCGGCTGGGATCGGCTTCGCCGTGCCGGTGGACACGGTCATGCGTGTGGTGCCACAACTCATCAAGACCGGCAAATACATCCGTCCGGCGCTTGGGATCGAGGTAGACGAGCAGCTCAACCGCCGATTGCAGGCACTGACCAGTACCCAAGGCGTGTTTGTGCTCCGTGTCGCCCCTGGCTCAGCGGCACAAAAGGCGGGGCTGAACGGTGTTACCGTGGGCCCGGAAGGCATCGTGCCGGGAGACCGGATCACAGGCATAGATGGTGCTCCCGTCGACGATGTCGCCAAGCTGCTCGCACGGCTTGACGACCGAAAGGTAGGAGATGTTGTGGTCTTGTCAGTTGAGCGGGCCGGTAAGCCACGGGAAGTGCGCGTGGAGTTGCAACCTGGCATCTGATCTGGAGTTGAGGGCATCTGGGGACTGGCAAAGAATGACGATGGGATGCATGAAGTATTCGCGCCGCAGAAACTCGATGCCCTACACTTTGGTGTCTAGTAAGGAAATCTCAGCCTCTCGTCGCGCGAGGAGCCCGGGCAGCACCTTTCCACCCCCATAGACCCACCGGCGCAGCTCCTGGCCCGCAGCAGTCCAATCCCGCTGATTGACGCGCCGTCGCAGCGTCGATGTCTGCAACCGCCCAGCGCCAAGGTTGAACGTGAAATCCACGATGGCAGCGAGCCTGCTTTCTGGCTCCGTGGCCAGCACCGGGCAGTAGCGCAGCGTCGCGGCGAGTGCCGATTGCAGGTCGCGCGCCAGATAGACCTCAGCTTCTGCCTCCGTGATCGGCGAATGCTTGGGATCGCAGAGATGACCGTACCCAATCGTCCAGAACCCTGCTGGGCAGATATAGGGAACGGCAGTGATCTCGATTCCGCGCTTCACCTTACGCTCGAATCCCTCGAAGCGCTTGGCCAGGGCGATGGCTGCCTGGGGAATTTGGCTCATGGCCTCACCCGGTCGAACACGCGCCCGATGAACCAGAAGTTCAGCACGCCGGCCCACAGGGCTTGGTCGGCTTCGGTCCAGGCGGCCTGCACGGCCGGCATCCAATCGACGCCTGCATCGACGGCGCCGACGAAGGCGGCGGTCTTGGCCGCGCAGTAGAGCGCCATGAACCAGTAGGTGATCACCGGCCGCACGCTAATGGACAGTGCATCGGCCCATTTGGCGCGGGAATGCCGTCCCTGGGCGGTGACGGCCTCGCGCAAGGCCTCGACGGCGCCGCTGTTCCAGGCCGCATCGGCTGCGGCGTTGATCTCAGCCATGCGGGTGGCGCCGCGCAGCTTCTCGAACTCCAGCGCCTTGTCCTGCATGGCCAGCTCGTGGCCGCGCTCGCCCTTGCGGCCGAAGATGATGCCTACTTGTCCGCACATGGAGACGGGTCCTCCTTGCCGCCGAAGTTCTTACCGAGCGGTCTCGTCCCTTCGAGGACGAAAGTCGCGTATTCGCGCCGGTGGTCCGCCAGCCACTCAGCCACATCCGGGTAGCCCATCTCAGCGGTCAGGCGGGTCACCTCCGGGTGGTCGAGCATGTTGGTGCGTCCGGAGAGCCGCACCGTCTCCAGGGCTTCGAGGAAGCGTTCCGGCCAGTGGTCGCTGGCCTTGTCGTCGGGCAGGAACTCGATCAGGCCGTGCCGGGCCAGACGGGTGAGAAACTCGGCGGCCGCAGCGGCGGCGTCTTCCGGCAACGGCTGGGTCGGCCCGCCTTCGATGCCGGAGAGCACTTCGGTCATGTAGTCCCGGGGCGCTCGGCTGGCGGTAAATGGCGTCTGGCCGCGCATCAGCTCGACAACTTCGAGGCAGTCGGCGGCCTGCAGGGTTTCCCCGCTGCCGGGGATCGGTTCGCCGTCCAGCGTGGTGGAGCGGATCAGAATCTTCATGGGTCACCTCCTTAAACAGTGAGGCCGGGAACTTGCCCGGCCTCGTTGGTGAGAGTGGTGGTTTCGGGTTCGTCCGGAAGGACGTCCTCCGGTTTGGGCCGTCCGTTCTTGAAGGCGGCATCGCCGGGCATGTTGGCCATCAGATGCTTGCGGGCGGTCTTGAACTCGTCGCCGATCAGGCCGAGGTGGAGCAGGAAGACCCGGAAGTCGTACTTGGCGCTCTGGGGATCGAAGTCCCGCTTGCGGCTGGAGGCGGCCCGGCCGTTGAGCGCCTTGGCTGCGACGGCGAGGCAGAATTGCAGGTAAGCCTTGATCCGCCCCGCGTGAAGGGTCGCCTCGAACCAGCGGAACTCCACCGTGCCCCGGTACCAGACGTTGTGCAGGTTGACCCCGTGATAGCGGCTGTTGTCGTAGTGCTGGGGCTGGCGGTTGTGGTAGCCGTACCAGATGCGGTTGAGCTGGTCCTTGGTGCGGGGTCGATGCTGTTCGATGCGCTGGATCAGCTCGTCGCTGACCGGCCGGGTGTAGCGGTTGAGCCGGTCGCGGCTGATGCCGAGGGCGTGGAGGATCAGCGGCTCCTGCTTGTAGATGATCTTGGCCAGGTTGCCCAGGTGCCTGCCGTCGAAGGGCGCGGCGTCGATATGGATGTGGATGCCGCACTGGCTGTTGATCTTGCCCCCGGCGCGGCGGATGGCCCGGACCACCTCCTGCAGTTGCGGGATGTCGTCGTAGCCGAGCACCGGGCTGACCACCTCGGCCCGCAGATGGGCCGGGACGCTGGTCAGGGAGGCGTCCCCCACTACCTTCCAGACGCGGCCGCGCAGGTCCTCGACCTCCCAGGGGTCGTAGCTGCTGGGGATGCCGACATGGCGGACCGTGCCGCCCACCACCGAGTGAATGGCCCAGGCGATTTGCTCCCGGGTGCGTTTTACGGTCTCGATCTCGATCCCGTAGTGGATCTCTTTCAGGTTCATGCGTGCCTCCGTCGTTCATGGCGCTTCTAAGTCGTTGTCAGGCAAGGCTTTTTAGCCTCCGCTTACACCATGAATGAATGCTTCTTTCCGGACACAAATCAAGTAGAAGAACAGCCGAAGCCGACATTTAACACCTTTATTTTCAATGACTTGAGAACTTGGCTGGATTGGGCGGCGCACAGGCGGCAGAAACCCCGGAACGGGCTGGCCGTATCCGGGGTTTCTGGGTTGGTGGTGGCAGTGAGCCGGTCAGCCGGAAGCGGTATCAGAGGTGATCAGGCTGGCGTGCAGCTCGAGGTTGCGCGACTCGTCGGCCCGCATCCGCGCCAGCAGCGCCGTGAAGGCCTCCGCTTCGGTGGCCGGGAGCTTTGACGCCCGTTCCAGCCGCGCCAGGCGCTGGTGCAGATTCTCCAGCAGGCCCAGGGCGTGGTCGCGGATCAGGCCATCGCGCTTCTCTTGCGGCGTGGGGATGAACTCGGTCAGGCCGCCTTTGCGTCGAACGATCATGGCTGTGCCTCCTTAGCTCAGGGTCGCGCCCAGCGAATGGATGCGCGGGTAGATCAGCGGCGTGCC
This window of the Anaerolineae bacterium genome carries:
- a CDS encoding M48 family metalloprotease, which encodes MTPYGLVGRHDARSRHRWLNRFQTALLVLTLVGIAAAAGSLLFGEIGLWLALATCALTLLIEPVAASAMTLRLYGARPLRPDEAPAIWSLLRALAARAGLPNTPVPYYVPSDIVNAFATGSRRLASIALTDGLLRSLSMRELQAVLAHEVAHIAQEDLRVMGLADSISRLTNLLALLGQVALLISMPALLVGAAEINWIGLLLLAASPQLALLAQLGLSRVREFDADRMAVELTGDPHGLASALAKIERVSRSWRAWLLPGWGNPEPSWLRTHPATEDRIARLMALAPQPSQALPFQTEYLAPRSFAPMRPPRRGLSGLWR
- a CDS encoding PDZ domain-containing protein, producing the protein MAYHDPYPQRPAPDHFVRRWLFITACVAALMLFWQFLPAIEAWFSPRQAAERTVTPRGDLAADEQATIELFEKSRASVVYITTSQLVRDVWTRNVFSVPRGTGSGFIWDDAGHVVTNFHVIQGASEATVKLADGRDYQAALVGVSPAHDIAVLKIGVGFQRPPAVPVGTSADLKVGQKVFAIGNPFGLDWTLTNGIVSALDRSLPGESGGVTIEHLIQTDAAINPGNSGGPLLDSAGRLIGINTAIYSPSGASAGIGFAVPVDTVMRVVPQLIKTGKYIRPALGIEVDEQLNRRLQALTSTQGVFVLRVAPGSAAQKAGLNGVTVGPEGIVPGDRITGIDGAPVDDVAKLLARLDDRKVGDVVVLSVERAGKPREVRVELQPGI
- a CDS encoding lysozyme; the encoded protein is MKRGIEITAVPYICPAGFWTIGYGHLCDPKHSPITEAEAEVYLARDLQSALAATLRYCPVLATEPESRLAAIVDFTFNLGAGRLQTSTLRRRVNQRDWTAAGQELRRWVYGGGKVLPGLLARREAEISLLDTKV
- a CDS encoding DUF5049 domain-containing protein, which gives rise to MKILIRSTTLDGEPIPGSGETLQAADCLEVVELMRGQTPFTASRAPRDYMTEVLSGIEGGPTQPLPEDAAAAAAEFLTRLARHGLIEFLPDDKASDHWPERFLEALETVRLSGRTNMLDHPEVTRLTAEMGYPDVAEWLADHRREYATFVLEGTRPLGKNFGGKEDPSPCADK
- a CDS encoding amidoligase family protein, translated to MNLKEIHYGIEIETVKRTREQIAWAIHSVVGGTVRHVGIPSSYDPWEVEDLRGRVWKVVGDASLTSVPAHLRAEVVSPVLGYDDIPQLQEVVRAIRRAGGKINSQCGIHIHIDAAPFDGRHLGNLAKIIYKQEPLILHALGISRDRLNRYTRPVSDELIQRIEQHRPRTKDQLNRIWYGYHNRQPQHYDNSRYHGVNLHNVWYRGTVEFRWFEATLHAGRIKAYLQFCLAVAAKALNGRAASSRKRDFDPQSAKYDFRVFLLHLGLIGDEFKTARKHLMANMPGDAAFKNGRPKPEDVLPDEPETTTLTNEAGQVPGLTV
- a CDS encoding VrlD — encoded protein: MIVRRKGGLTEFIPTPQEKRDGLIRDHALGLLENLHQRLARLERASKLPATEAEAFTALLARMRADESRNLELHASLITSDTASG